TCGTCCGTCCAGGCCAGCATCGCGGCCCGGGTGAGCGTGCCGCCATAAGCGGTCATCTGTACGGCCAGGCCGTCCAGCAGGGCCGTGAGCCGCCAGGCGGCGGAGGCGGGGTCGGAGCAGTGGAACTCGCCCGCTGCCGTGCCTTCGGCGATGACCGCGGTCATCGCGGCCTTCCACTGCTGGTCGAGGTCGCGCGCGACCACGCGCAGCGCGGGGTCGCGCAGCGAAGACGCCCAGCCTTCGATCCACAGCCGCCAGCCCTTGGCCTTGCCCGTGGGGGCGTACCAGCGAACAGCGGCGCGCAGTCGGCGCAGCGCGGAGGTACGGCGGCCCAGAATGCGGCGGAGACGGGACAGGTCAGCGTCGGCGGCGTGCGCGAAGGCGGCGGCGACCAGCTTTTCCTTGGTCTCGAAGTGGTACAGGACCAGCGCGTTGCTGACTCCGAGCGACGCGGCGACATCGGCGACGCGTACGGCCGTCACACCGCGGGCCTCGATCTGTGCCACGGCGGCGCGCAGCAGTTCCTCGCGCCGTTCGGCCACGCTCAACCGGACTCTCGCCACGCGGTCACCCTACACACGCGTGTACGAGCCGGACGGGGCTTCGCCACGGATGCCCTCAGCCGTACCAGCCATAGCGTTCCGTGATCACCGGCAGTCGTTCGGCGGCGATCGCGTGCGCGGCGGCACGGGGGGTGGTGGCGTCCGCCTCGGCGCGGGCGAGCATCTGGTCGACCAGGGCGCGCATGGAACGGCGGGTGTGGGCGAAGGCCTCGTCCGCGTCGGCGGCGATGTCGCCGAAGAGGGTCCACCACCACCAGGCGTTGGTGCCCGAGTTCACGACCACATCAGGCAGCACCGTCACCCCGCGGGCGGCGAGGAGGCGTTCGGCGTCGGGAAGCACCGGCATATTGGCCGCCTCGACGATCCAGCGGGCCCGCACCCCGGCCTGGTTGGCCGGGTCGACGGCATAGGAGACGGCGGCGGGGACCAGCACATCCGCGTCGGCCGAGAGCCAGGCTTCACCCGGCAGTTCGGTGTCGTGCGACCGCAGCGCGCTGCGATCCACCGTGCCGTACGCGTCCCGCGCGGCGAGGAGGGACTCCACGTCCAGGCCGTCGGGGTTGGCGATGGTGCCCTTGACATCCGCCACGGCGACGATACGCAGGCCTGCCCGGGACAGGAACCGCGCGGTGGCTCCACCCATCGTGCCGAACCCCTGCACGGAGACCCGGGCTCCGGCCCGGACGGTGCCGGCGCGGTCGAGAGCGGTGAGCACCGACTCGGCGACACCGCAGCCGCCGACCAACTCGTCGAGGCCGATGCCGTCGACCTCGATGGCGAAGGCGTCCGCGAGCCGCCTCCGTGCCGCCGACTCGTCGTCGAGCAGTCGGAACACAGCCTGCACGGACGAGACGAGTCCCGCCTCCGCGGCTGCCCGGTCGACCAGGTCCTGACTGAGCCCCAGGTCCTCCCCTGTGGTCCAGCAACTCTCGATGTAGGGACGCATCGCGCGCAGATAGCGGACGAGTACGCCGTAGGCCTCCGGGTCCCGCGGGTCGCAGTCGATCCCGCCCTTCGCGCCACCGAGCGGTACATAGCGAGCGGTCGGGTCGTCCGCGTGGAAGTGCAGGGCCTCCTTCATGGTCATACCGCGCGCCAGCCCGGCGACCTCGTCCAGGGTGCATCCCGCGCGCATCCGCAGTCCGCCGCTGGCCACCCCGCGTACGAGACGGTCGACCACCAGATGGCCCTGTCGCCCCGTCACCTGGTCGGTCCAGGTGAGCGAGATGAGCGGAGCGGCGGTGGTGTCCACGGCGGACATGGAGCCTCCAGCGGGGTGACGGACTGAACCGTCGGTCAGTATCTGGAGACCGCGGACTCGTGTCAACGCGATATCCGCGCAGGCCGGAGGCAGCAACACGGCCGGTCCGTACGCCATGGCACCCGCCGACCTGATGTGACATGCCTCATCGTCGGGAATCAGCCGCCCCACGGGCGCGTTCCCGCACTGTCGTACCCCCGCACATAATGGAAGTCCCGCAAGGAAGACTTCCGGACCCCAGGAGGCCCAGTGGCCGGCGCCGCAACCCCGAGTTCCCTGCGCTCCAGGCTGCGGTCCCTGCGCCCAGCCGCGTTCGGGGCCGACCCGGACGGGGAGCGGATGGAGCGGATCCGCCGCTCGCCCAACTTCGCGGACGGGGTCTTCCGGAACCCGGTGGATGCCAGGACCAGGCCGTCCGGCTCCACGTTCGAGTTCGCGAAGATCTACTTCGAGCGGGAGGCCCGCCGGCTGCGTACGCCCGCCGCGCCCATTCCGCTGTACCTCGACGCCCTCGCGGATCTGGCGGCGCCGCCCGCCACGGGACTCCGGCTCACCTGGACGGGTCATTCGAGCGTCCTGGCCGAGATCGACGGCCGCCGGGTGCTCTTCGACCCGGTGTGGGGCTCGCGCTGCTCGCCGTTCGCGTTCGCCGGCCCCAAGCGGTTGCATCCCGTGCCCGTACCGCTCACCGCACTCGGTCCGGTGGACGTCGTGGTGATCTCGCACGACCACTACGACCATCTGGACATGCCCACGATCCGCGCCCTGGCGTCCACGGACAGCGTGTTCGTGGCACCTCTCGGCGTGGGCGCGCACCTGGAGCGCTGGGGTGTGTCCGAGACCCGGCTGCGTGAGCTCGACTGGGGCGAGTCGGCTGAGATCGCGGGGCTGCGGCTGACCGCCACCCCGGCCCGCCACTTCTGCGGGCGCGGGTTGCGCAACCAGCAGCACACGCTCTGGGCCTCCTGGGCGGTGCTCGGGCTGTCCGGCGGCCACCGCCTCTTCCACAGCGGTGACACCGGCTACTTCCCGGGCTTCAAGGAGATCGGCGCCGAACACGGCCCGTTCGAGGCGACCATGATCCAGATCGGTGCCTACAGCGAGTACTGGCCAGACATACACATGACCCCGGCCGAAGGCCTGCAGGCCCACCGGGACCTCCAGGGCGGCCGGCCGACCGGGGTGATGCTGCCGATCCACTGGGCGACGTTCAACCTCGCGCCGCATCCGTGGGACGAGCCCGGCGAGGGCTGTGTCAGCGCCGCGGCGGCGAGCGGAGCGCAGCTCGCTCTGCCGCTGCCGGGGCAGCCCTTCGAGCCCACCGCGCCCGGTGTCCCCGCCACGCCCTGGTGGCGCCCGATCTCAGCGTCCCCCTCGGCTGCGCCGGCAACGGCCACCGCCCCGGCGCCGGGGGGTTCCGCGCCGCGGAGCCCCGGAGCCGGTGCGAGCGGCACCGACGCGGAGGCTCCCGAGGCTGCCCCGGCGGGCTGAGACGCGTACCACTGCGAGCGAATGGGGTTCATCCTGCCGTGACCTGATGGGTCCTCACCGGCTCGCGCCTTCCCTGAGCCTGGCCTGGGAGGTGCCCCGGCACGGCTGAGTTCCATCGTCACGTCGTCGTGCGGGTGTGCGGCGAAGAGCGCCGCCGCGGCGTCCAGGAGTTGGCGAGGGGCGGCGCGGCATCTCCCGGGCTCGCCGGGTCCGACGCCTCGGTGAGTCATGGAGGGCGTGACGCCTGGGGAATGTGACCCGGTGCGGGCTTGGCGGGGAGGGGGAAGGGCCTCCCGTCAAGCGCGTACCCGGCTCGCTCCCCGCAGGTGCTGGTCGTCCAGGCGCCCGTGGCCGCGTCACCGTCGTCAGCGACGGAAGGGAGAGGTCCCTGTTTGAGCGCGGTGGGATTTC
This DNA window, taken from Streptomyces sp. SCSIO 30461, encodes the following:
- a CDS encoding TetR/AcrR family transcriptional regulator → MARVRLSVAERREELLRAAVAQIEARGVTAVRVADVAASLGVSNALVLYHFETKEKLVAAAFAHAADADLSRLRRILGRRTSALRRLRAAVRWYAPTGKAKGWRLWIEGWASSLRDPALRVVARDLDQQWKAAMTAVIAEGTAAGEFHCSDPASAAWRLTALLDGLAVQMTAYGGTLTRAAMLAWTDEALARELDLERGALTRQTP
- a CDS encoding Glu/Leu/Phe/Val dehydrogenase dimerization domain-containing protein encodes the protein MSAVDTTAAPLISLTWTDQVTGRQGHLVVDRLVRGVASGGLRMRAGCTLDEVAGLARGMTMKEALHFHADDPTARYVPLGGAKGGIDCDPRDPEAYGVLVRYLRAMRPYIESCWTTGEDLGLSQDLVDRAAAEAGLVSSVQAVFRLLDDESAARRRLADAFAIEVDGIGLDELVGGCGVAESVLTALDRAGTVRAGARVSVQGFGTMGGATARFLSRAGLRIVAVADVKGTIANPDGLDVESLLAARDAYGTVDRSALRSHDTELPGEAWLSADADVLVPAAVSYAVDPANQAGVRARWIVEAANMPVLPDAERLLAARGVTVLPDVVVNSGTNAWWWWTLFGDIAADADEAFAHTRRSMRALVDQMLARAEADATTPRAAAHAIAAERLPVITERYGWYG
- a CDS encoding MBL fold metallo-hydrolase; the protein is MAGAATPSSLRSRLRSLRPAAFGADPDGERMERIRRSPNFADGVFRNPVDARTRPSGSTFEFAKIYFEREARRLRTPAAPIPLYLDALADLAAPPATGLRLTWTGHSSVLAEIDGRRVLFDPVWGSRCSPFAFAGPKRLHPVPVPLTALGPVDVVVISHDHYDHLDMPTIRALASTDSVFVAPLGVGAHLERWGVSETRLRELDWGESAEIAGLRLTATPARHFCGRGLRNQQHTLWASWAVLGLSGGHRLFHSGDTGYFPGFKEIGAEHGPFEATMIQIGAYSEYWPDIHMTPAEGLQAHRDLQGGRPTGVMLPIHWATFNLAPHPWDEPGEGCVSAAAASGAQLALPLPGQPFEPTAPGVPATPWWRPISASPSAAPATATAPAPGGSAPRSPGAGASGTDAEAPEAAPAG